In the genome of ANME-2 cluster archaeon, one region contains:
- a CDS encoding RNA methyltransferase, producing MTLIAFELSGEHPDIPVAEVIGALESEDIEFYVKYRFDQMLIVDIPNVNTSANLNANAKMDQVGKLSKRLALTWHIINVVGISDSTLPDIMNMVENVDFDEPASLTYKIRAKKIKRKSHISSEDIERKIGGVLYNKGYHADLINPDILYRAVLTDGKCIFGRVLASVDRGSFEDRKPQNKPFFYPGVLMPRLARSLVNIARCGPGSMILDPYCGTGGILVEAGLMGSVTLGCDVQRKILLGARMNLDFYVPDHSLMFQDAGNMALKDSCIDCVVTDPPYGRSALIQARSLDILMKRSLCEIFRVLRPGGRAVVVSERPIEEWAVSASFSVVDVYIQRVHRSLTRRITVLDKSQTLA from the coding sequence ATGACCCTGATTGCTTTTGAACTCTCAGGCGAGCATCCCGATATACCAGTGGCTGAAGTTATCGGAGCCCTGGAATCCGAAGATATTGAATTTTATGTTAAATATCGATTTGACCAGATGCTTATTGTTGATATCCCAAATGTAAATACGAGTGCAAATTTAAATGCAAACGCAAAAATGGATCAAGTGGGCAAACTTAGCAAACGACTGGCCCTGACCTGGCATATTATCAATGTGGTGGGCATCTCTGATTCAACCTTACCTGATATTATGAACATGGTTGAGAATGTGGATTTTGATGAGCCTGCGTCCCTTACTTACAAAATCAGGGCTAAGAAGATAAAGCGTAAAAGTCACATCTCTTCTGAGGATATTGAACGAAAGATCGGCGGGGTGCTCTACAATAAAGGATATCATGCAGACCTCATAAATCCCGACATCCTGTATCGGGCAGTACTGACTGATGGAAAATGCATATTCGGTCGTGTGCTGGCATCTGTTGACCGTGGTTCATTTGAAGACCGTAAGCCACAGAACAAACCGTTCTTCTACCCTGGCGTCCTCATGCCCAGGCTGGCACGCTCACTGGTAAATATCGCTCGATGTGGACCGGGCAGTATGATACTTGACCCGTACTGCGGCACTGGTGGAATACTTGTGGAGGCAGGGCTTATGGGTTCGGTTACGCTGGGTTGTGATGTACAGAGGAAGATACTGCTGGGTGCCAGGATGAATCTTGATTTCTATGTGCCTGATCATTCTCTCATGTTCCAGGATGCAGGTAATATGGCACTGAAGGATAGCTGTATCGACTGTGTGGTGACCGACCCGCCTTATGGCAGGTCCGCACTTATTCAGGCCAGGTCCCTGGACATTCTTATGAAACGTTCTCTTTGTGAGATATTCAGGGTCTTGCGTCCCGGCGGTCGGGCAGTGGTGGTCTCTGAACGTCCTATTGAGGAGTGGGCGGTATCTGCCAGCTTTTCAGTTGTTGATGTGTACATACAGAGAGTGCACCGCAGTCTTACAAGGAGGATTACTGTGCTTGATAAAAGTCAAACGTTGGCCTAG
- the truA gene encoding tRNA pseudouridine(38-40) synthase TruA has protein sequence MRIALKIAYIGTEYHGFQIQPNVPTIEKELFRTLEELKIITDPKSARYIGSGRTDAGVNALGQVIAFNTDNPKLAIPRVINSKLPPSIWVWSRAEVPDDFDPRRHAVSREYKYFVCGECLNISLLRKASKLLRGTHDFANFATPDMDKSTVRTVERIDIRVEGRLINLDIKADSFVWHMVRKIVTALRMVGNQTREVEWLKRMLHPDEFEEGLEPAPACGLLLKNVNYDLDIPWEDDSYAKKGSAERLHEQFMHYGAMAEVFKELKDNMQPPETCD, from the coding sequence ATGAGGATAGCATTAAAGATTGCATATATAGGGACTGAGTATCATGGATTCCAGATTCAGCCTAATGTGCCAACAATTGAAAAAGAACTCTTCAGAACTCTTGAAGAACTTAAAATCATTACTGACCCTAAAAGTGCCAGATATATCGGTTCCGGTCGGACCGATGCCGGAGTCAATGCCCTTGGACAGGTGATCGCTTTTAATACGGATAACCCGAAACTGGCAATACCAAGGGTGATTAACAGCAAACTGCCGCCGTCTATCTGGGTGTGGTCAAGGGCTGAAGTACCTGATGATTTTGACCCAAGGCGACATGCTGTAAGTCGGGAATATAAATATTTCGTTTGTGGTGAATGTTTAAATATCTCACTTTTGCGCAAAGCATCAAAGCTCTTAAGAGGTACCCACGATTTTGCTAATTTTGCTACACCGGATATGGATAAGTCCACTGTGCGAACAGTTGAACGAATCGATATAAGGGTGGAAGGTAGATTAATCAATCTTGATATCAAGGCTGATAGTTTTGTATGGCATATGGTGCGCAAGATCGTTACAGCTCTTCGTATGGTGGGGAACCAGACTCGTGAAGTTGAATGGCTTAAACGCATGCTCCATCCGGATGAGTTTGAAGAGGGACTGGAACCTGCACCGGCTTGTGGCTTATTATTAAAAAATGTGAACTATGACCTAGACATTCCCTGGGAAGATGATTCCTATGCAAAAAAGGGTTCTGCAGAGAGGCTTCATGAACAGTTCATGCATTATGGCGCAATGGCAGAGGTATTTAAAGAACTTAAAGACAATATGCAGCCACCTGAAACATGTGATTGA
- a CDS encoding winged helix-turn-helix transcriptional regulator, which yields MEDVPEDTGVNSHNRADNEINNNSEKLLVLPLGDESKKITQVITNDTARHIMELLAEHSMSASDIAKHLDVPLTTIKYNLENLVDVGLAKIERIKYSEKGRQVKVYAPVRKLIVVVPEKLGSASITEILKKYLGVILTAVFASGFIELLTSKFTLSKSMMPEGNAQRIIEEGSSMDSSMDFVDNVSGGAKDPIMGVVNDSAQKSFSNATAPDVSNIPEAAEMVTDMPSHIPTLYVEPATLEKGRSTLDLDFTSHLGLWFLMGCLFMIALVMIVDYYRQKKEVNRK from the coding sequence ATGGAAGATGTACCAGAAGACACTGGAGTTAACAGCCACAACAGGGCTGATAATGAAATAAATAATAACAGTGAAAAACTTCTGGTGCTTCCTCTTGGTGATGAATCAAAAAAGATAACCCAGGTCATCACCAATGACACGGCCAGGCACATAATGGAACTGCTTGCCGAGCACTCCATGAGTGCATCCGATATCGCCAAACATCTGGATGTTCCCCTGACCACGATAAAATATAATCTTGAAAACCTTGTGGATGTGGGACTGGCAAAGATCGAGCGAATAAAGTACAGCGAGAAAGGAAGGCAGGTCAAGGTCTATGCACCTGTACGTAAACTTATAGTTGTGGTACCTGAAAAGCTTGGTAGTGCTTCTATTACCGAAATACTGAAAAAATACCTTGGTGTCATTCTGACTGCTGTCTTTGCATCAGGTTTTATTGAACTGCTAACAAGTAAATTTACTTTATCTAAAAGCATGATGCCAGAAGGCAATGCCCAAAGAATTATTGAAGAAGGGTCTTCAATGGATTCTTCAATGGATTTTGTAGACAACGTTTCAGGAGGTGCAAAGGATCCGATCATGGGTGTAGTGAATGATTCAGCACAGAAGTCTTTTTCAAATGCAACTGCACCGGATGTTTCGAACATCCCTGAAGCGGCTGAAATGGTCACTGATATGCCATCACACATACCTACCCTATATGTTGAACCAGCCACCCTGGAAAAAGGTAGATCAACCCTTGATCTGGATTTCACATCCCACCTGGGTTTGTGGTTCCTTATGGGGTGCCTGTTCATGATCGCATTGGTAATGATCGTAGATTATTACAGGCAAAAAAAGGAAGTCAATAGGAAATGA
- a CDS encoding 2-isopropylmalate synthase codes for MRDKRVTIFDTTLRDGEQTPGVSLTFEQKKEIASQLDKLGIDILEAGFPMSSEGEKQNVSEIAKMGLELDVCGLSRSVFSDLDACLECEVDMVHTFIPTSDVQRIHTINKSREEVLDMAIRAVEHIKDHGAKCMFSPMDATRTDFDYLLQISKAVQEAGCDVINIPDTVGVFVPSAMKALIADIKNDITIPIDVHCHNDFGLAVANSLAAVEGGGRQVQVTINGLGERAGNADLAETVMSLHSIYRAKTNIKTEYIVETARMVERYTGVRIPPTMPIVGDNAFAHESGIHTHGVLTRTDTFEPGIMTPEMVGHKRRIVMGKHAGRHAVVKTLKDAGLEPDNDQLNEIMSRMKDISNKGKSITDADLFAIAEAIMGKVKKSERPIDLIEVSVMTGNIITPTASVKAMVWGEEKVGASIGVGPVDAALNAVQSIINGQRTMKLRDFKIEAISGGSDALAEVIIGVEDDKGRIMTARAANEDIVMASVEALVTAMNRILMIK; via the coding sequence ATACGTGACAAGCGCGTAACTATTTTCGACACCACACTGCGTGATGGTGAACAAACCCCTGGCGTATCTCTAACATTTGAACAGAAAAAGGAAATTGCTTCCCAACTTGACAAGCTTGGCATTGATATACTTGAAGCCGGGTTTCCCATGTCATCGGAAGGGGAGAAGCAGAATGTAAGCGAAATCGCTAAAATGGGTCTTGAACTGGATGTATGCGGACTCTCAAGGTCAGTATTCTCCGATCTGGACGCATGCCTGGAATGTGAAGTGGATATGGTGCATACCTTCATTCCCACGTCTGATGTGCAGCGCATCCATACTATCAATAAGAGCAGGGAAGAAGTACTGGACATGGCCATCAGGGCTGTGGAGCATATCAAGGACCACGGCGCAAAATGCATGTTCAGCCCAATGGACGCCACCAGGACGGATTTTGATTACCTGTTACAGATCAGTAAGGCGGTCCAGGAAGCAGGATGCGATGTTATTAATATTCCAGATACAGTTGGCGTTTTCGTTCCATCTGCCATGAAGGCTTTGATAGCAGATATCAAAAATGATATCACCATCCCCATTGATGTTCACTGCCATAACGACTTCGGGCTTGCAGTGGCTAACAGCTTGGCAGCAGTAGAGGGAGGTGGCAGGCAGGTACAGGTCACCATAAACGGCCTGGGTGAGCGGGCCGGCAATGCCGACCTTGCCGAGACCGTAATGAGCCTGCACAGTATCTACAGGGCGAAGACCAATATCAAAACCGAGTACATTGTAGAAACTGCACGTATGGTGGAGCGGTATACTGGCGTAAGGATACCTCCGACAATGCCTATTGTTGGTGATAATGCATTCGCACACGAGAGCGGGATACATACTCATGGCGTGCTTACCAGGACAGATACATTCGAGCCCGGCATTATGACACCTGAAATGGTTGGTCATAAGCGGCGGATCGTGATGGGCAAGCATGCAGGCAGGCATGCGGTCGTAAAGACACTGAAGGATGCAGGTCTTGAACCTGACAATGACCAGTTGAACGAGATCATGTCCAGGATGAAGGACATTAGTAACAAGGGCAAATCCATCACAGATGCAGACCTGTTCGCCATTGCCGAAGCTATTATGGGTAAAGTGAAGAAATCCGAACGTCCCATTGACCTGATCGAAGTTTCTGTAATGACAGGGAATATCATCACTCCAACGGCTTCTGTAAAGGCCATGGTGTGGGGTGAAGAAAAGGTAGGAGCCAGTATTGGTGTTGGCCCGGTGGATGCGGCACTGAACGCTGTCCAGAGTATCATTAATGGCCAGAGGACAATGAAATTGAGGGATTTCAAGATTGAGGCCATTTCAGGTGGTTCGGATGCACTTGCCGAAGTTATCATTGGTGTGGAAGATGACAAGGGCCGGATTATGACTGCCAGGGCTGCCAATGAAGATATTGTGATGGCATCGGTTGAGGCTCTTGTGACAGCTATGAACCGTATCCTCATGATAAAGTAG